The following proteins come from a genomic window of Chionomys nivalis chromosome 9, mChiNiv1.1, whole genome shotgun sequence:
- the Tp53rk gene encoding EKC/KEOPS complex subunit TP53RK, with protein sequence MAETSSEREAEAEALAAARERSRLFLSGLELVQQGAEARVFRGRFQGRAAVVKHRFPKSYRHPALEARLGRRRTVQEARALLRCRRAGIAAPVVFFVDYASNCLYMEEIEDSVTVRDYIQSTMETEKDPQCLLDLARRIGQVLARMHDEDLIHGDLTTSNMLLKRPLEQLNIVLLDFGLSFVSGLPEDKGVDLYVLEKAFLSTHPHTETVFEAFLKSYGTSSKKSGPVLKKLDEVRLRGRKRSMVG encoded by the exons ATGGCGGAGACGTCCTCGGAGCGGGAGGCGGAGGCCGAGGCGCTGGCCGCGGCGCGGGAGCGGAGCCGGCTCTTCTTGAGCGGCCTAGAGCTGGTGCAGCAGGGCGCCGAGGCGCGCGTCTTCCGCGGCCGCTTTCAGGGCCGCGCGGCCGTGGTGAAGCATCGCTTCCCCAAGAGCTACCGGCACCCGGCGCTGGAGGCGCGGCTCGGCCGGCGGAGGACGGTGCAGGAGGCGCGGGCGCTGCTCCGCTGCCGCCGCGCGG GTATAGCTGCCCCGGTTGTCTTCTTCGTGGACTATGCTTCTAACTGCTTATATATGGAAGAAATCGAAGACTCGGTGACTGTTCGAGATTATATCCAATCCACTATGGAGACCGAAAAAGACCCCCAGTGCCTCCTGGACTTGGCCAGGAGAATCGGGCAGGTTCTGGCCAGAATGCATGACGAAGACCTCATTCACGGGGACCTCACCACCTCCAACATGCTCCTGAAGCGGCCCCTGGAGCAGCTGAACATCGTGCTCCTCGACTTCGGGCTGAGTTTTGTTTCGGGACTGCCGGAAGATAAAGGCGTCGACCTCTATGTCCTGGAGAAGGCCTTCCTCAGCACCCACCCCCACACCGAGACTGTGTTTGAAGCCTTTCTAAAGAGCTATGGTACTTCATCCAAAAAGTCCGGTCCAGTGCTGAAGAAGTTAGATGAAGTGCGCCTGAGAGGGAGAAAGCGGTCCATGGTCGGGTAG